The region ggtggtggtggtggtggtggtggtgtctGATGTGTTTCCACGTAGTTCAGCTTGTGGGTTTTGTGGCAACGGTGTCCTTTTTAATGGTGTTTTGTTTTCTTTATCGTTCCGAGAAGACATTCTGCGTGGAACTGAAAAGCTTTTCCTTCTATTTTTAGGTTATTACTGATTCCGCTAACAAACCCTAGGTGGGGGGGACCATATATATTATTTCTTATTTTATTGGTatattattattcttattaagtATGGTAATTAATTGTTATAGACAAACAGCTTGTTTTTTAGCGATTTACTTTTTGTATTAACTATGTTTTTGATTTTGGTGGGTCTTAATCAATCGCTCTCCTGTTTGGAAAGAATGGTGCAGTTCCTTTACTGTATATAAGGTGTTACGTGTGATACCCAGTGAATGATAAAATTATTTCCTAACTTTCGAGCATAATATCATCACGCGTACCTATTATCAAAACAGAGAAATGCTCTGCTTTAAATGATAAGGTATGCCATCGGccacaaacacacacaaacaGAGAGAGAAGTGACTGGAGTATTTTGTGTATTTAATGGATTCTGgagttttttatttatttggtcACTTTGAATTGTGGAATTTGTTGGCTGATCTTTGTTTAGTTATGATGGTGTTTAAGTGGAGAACCTTTGGTTTTTTGGGTGGTATTGATTTTTCTTGCTACTGATACATTAATTCGTGTGTTTCAATAGTAAAAGTTACCTGATAATTTCTTGAATCCTTTAGTTGTTGTTAACTCCTTTTTTAGTCATGCTTCCAAGAATATTGTATTTCGACAACATTTTTTTTACGCGAATTATTACTTGTTCTCATACTTTTTGAGCATCTTCTGATCGTGTTTTATTTTTCATTGTCTGATCACGAGTCAGTTTTTAATTACCTCCATGCACAAGAGTAATTGAGTAAACTGATTGATGAGCTACTGTTCTGAGATGGATTGGAATAGTAAGTGGGATCGCGAGAACTTTGCTGCCTTTTGTTCGAAACCAATTGACAGTTCCAAGAAGCTCCAATTACCGGATTGGATGATTGTTGATGATGGAGAAATGGATGCTGGATCATTCAATCTCTCATGGGGAGGTGGGAACAGTGGTGCATCTGGCTCTGATGGAGGTCATGGTTCCTCAGCAAAGAGCTCCGCATCGGCTTCTACTGACTCTTCTACTAAGGATAGCTTCAGGTTCATGAAATTTGAGTGTTCTAATGGAAATTTTAGCCAGAAAATGGAATTGAAAGGAGCGGAGGTTTTTGGGATTTCTCCACCTGTGGGGGCTGTTAGCTCTGTGGAAACTTTGATCGGTCTGAAACTCGGAAGACGGACTTATTTTGAGAATAGTGGAGTTGGAGGAAATGGTAAGATGGCATCCTTATCTTCGGTGCCTACTCCATCCAGTAATAAACCCACGCCCAAGAAAACTAAATTTTCTGGTCAGAGTGCTCCAATACCGCGTTGTCAAGTTGAGGACTGCAACCTCGATCTTTCGATGGCTAAAGAATATCACCAAAAGCATAGAGTTTGTGAAAGCCATTCCAAATGCCCTAAGGTTTATGTTGGCGGCAATGAACGTCGATTTTGCCAGCAGTGTAGCAGGTACAAGAACTTCCAAGTGCCAAAACGTTTCACATCTTTGCCTCTTGTCCATTTCTTGCACGACTTGTAGCTAATGTGGGAAGATTTTGAAAAGTGTACAATTCTTGTTTCTGTTTGCAGGTTCCATAGTTTGTCCGAATTTGATGAAAAGAAACGAAGTTGTCGAAGAAGGCTTTCTGATCATAACGCCAGGCGCCGCAAGCCACAGCACGA is a window of Primulina eburnea isolate SZY01 unplaced genomic scaffold, ASM2296580v1 ctg1415_ERROPOS3700000, whole genome shotgun sequence DNA encoding:
- the LOC140820742 gene encoding squamosa promoter-binding-like protein 12 translates to MSYCSEMDWNSKWDRENFAAFCSKPIDSSKKLQLPDWMIVDDGEMDAGSFNLSWGGGNSGASGSDGGHGSSAKSSASASTDSSTKDSFRFMKFECSNGNFSQKMELKGAEVFGISPPVGAVSSVETLIGLKLGRRTYFENSGVGGNGKMASLSSVPTPSSNKPTPKKTKFSGQSAPIPRCQVEDCNLDLSMAKEYHQKHRVCESHSKCPKVYVGGNERRFCQQCSRFHSLSEFDEKKRSCRRRLSDHNARRRKPQHETVRFDSTRFSSPFHGTERRQQVSFLLNNAPFIQPRIPANSMGDSSEFTITKGYASKSFGDGGSGEPHGSATKYSTSGFLNSGSKITSHTDAAPEYHHALSLLSSNSWGSGEPEAMPLSSSEFWMTGPHPRVPTNYFQEMPVFRSPYEADFYPNVLN